A region from the Ptychodera flava strain L36383 chromosome 10, AS_Pfla_20210202, whole genome shotgun sequence genome encodes:
- the LOC139141891 gene encoding adhesion G-protein coupled receptor G6-like, which produces MTKIIGIISLCTALCYATSQLPHNSDPSGSDIECDDLIWIGDDVFQIITHTKKHWTPGASGYCENLHKDTLGLPGRLAILDSTSSFNAVRDHLLNIGRLSCRDIKGYWIGCRYLGGETDTTWLDGSTVTPGSSMWFDGQPDNSGCHSTPGTPTLAPSEPHGCCQMWNTVNNPDDQLKIDDLCCTKHRQFICQFTNAKDVITRDSCTPRNESKVRCPVEVTSDDKGLVHWPMTDVCKDVEVYCPFSKNETSKARRECTSTSSGAEWGVSDTSECISQSEVSVRDRLSHLANIIPAGQEAMLAQQLSQLTAEAESFNEEDFENSVDIIVNILDSEDDGVEVEVAQYLLQSVENLLNVSHDVLSASQKNKNVIRLIQAVQRLPSLVKFDDPSDETVMIVTANIVIAVARVDPSSFSGLNFEVTSKQSQISSETDLDEPSDKDASSVTLPMSALDGLDESERSQIERAEFVAFRTNTFFTIIDNSTSAGFSPVIAAAIGDLRETKSDEPVKIRMAHEDQYDDEVFKLACVVWHFNLTDLSGAWSSEGCDVSTEGKEKRSTTVCECNRLSFYTVRLVLLEKHDVGVANQNPLSTTVYIVCGVILLLIGHD; this is translated from the exons ATGACGAAAATAATAGGAATTATAAGCCTATGTACGGCACTGTGTTATGCGACATCACAACTACCCCACAACTCAGATCCGAGTGGTAGCGACATTGAATGTGATG ATTTGATATGGATTGGAGATGACGTATTTCAGATAATTACCCATACGAAAAAACATTGGACGCCAGGTGCTTCTGGCTACTGCGAGAATTTGCACAAAGACACGCTTGGACTTCCTGGCCGTCTTGCCATCCTCGATAGCACATCTTCCTTCAACGCTGTGCGAGACCATTTGTTGAACATCGGCAGACTCAGCTGCAGAGACATCAAGGGGTATTGGATCGGCTGTCGCTACCTTGGGGGAGAAACGGACACCACGTGGTTGGATGGCAGCACCGTAACACCCGGTAGTTCAATGTGGTTCGACGGACAACCGGACAACTCAGGATGTCATAGTACGCCTGGAACGCCCACTCTTGCCCCATCGGAGCCACATGGATGCTGCCAAATGTG GAATACCGTCAATAATCCAGATGATCAGTTGAAGATAGATGATCTCTGTTGTACCAAGCACagacaatttatttgtcaattta CTAATGCGAAAGACGTTATAACTCGCGACTCATGTACGCCACGGAACGAGAGCAAAGTGCGGTGTCCAGTCGAAGTAACCTCTGACGATAAGGGTTTGGTGCACTGGCCGATGACTGATGTTTGCAAAGACGTGGAGGTGTACTGCCCCTTCTCCAAGAATGAAACAAGCAAAGCAAGGAGAGAATG TACATCGACATCGTCAGGAGCAGAATGGGGCGTTAGCGACACGTCAGAGTGTATTTCACAAAGTGAGGTCAGTGTACGGGATCGCCTTAGTCATCTAGCCAACATCATTCCAGCCG GGCAAGAGGCAATGCTTGCACAACAGCTGTCCCAATTAACTGCAGAAGCTGAAAGTTTCAACGAAGAAGACTTTGAGAACTCCGTCGACATAATCGTAAATATTCTAGATAGCGAAGACGATGGCGTGGAGGTCGAGGTGGCTCAATATCTATTGCAGAGTGTCGAAAACCTGTTGAACGTCAGCCATGATGTTTTGTCAGCCAGTCAGAAGAACAAAAACGTTATAAG ACTCATACAAGCTGTACAAAGACTTCCTTCACTTGTAAAGTTTGACGATCCCTCTGATGAGACTGTAATGATAGTAACCGCTAATATCGTCATTGCAGTAGCAAGAGTTGATCCATCGTCGTTCAGCGGACTGAACTTCGAGGTGACTTCCAAACAG AGTCAAATTTCATCAGAAACGGATTTAGATGAACCATCGGACAAGGACGCTTCATCGGTCACACTACCAATGTCAGCGCTTGATGGATTGGATGAATCTGAACGATCTCAGATTGAACGGGCAGAGTTCGTTGCGTTCAGGACGAACACTTTCTTTACA ATCATCGACAACTCTACATCAGCCGGATTCAGTCCAGTGATCGCTGCAGCTATCGGGGATTTAAGAGAAACTAAATCGGACGAGCCTGTCAAAATAAGAATGGCACATGAAGATCAG TATGATGATGAAGTTTTCAAACTTGCATGTGTCGTCTGGCATTTCAATCTCACAG ATTTGAGTGGTGCTTGGTCAAGCGAAGGCTGTGATGTTTCAACTGAAGGGAAAGAAAAGAGAAGCACAACTGTGTGTGAATGTAATCGCCTTTCTTTCTACACAGTTCGACTG GTCCTCCTTGAAAAGCATGATGTTGGTGTAGCCAATCAGAATCCTCTATCTACTACTGTGTACATTGTTTGTGGAGTAATCCTGCTGCTGATTGGCCACGATTAA
- the LOC139141892 gene encoding calcipressin-2-like — protein sequence MSDTSERNSEKLNDKDNATKSEIEGNSDMSEDAPTGSEGSSFDQAEDLPKALIATNVDITVFDDTEEKASFEDIFRFYDAESFAYLKNFRRVRICFATAMDAATARIELHEKEILGSTVKLYFAQPPVPSDDLAKNPHLEPPPPVKQFLISPPSSPPVGWEPCNEATPVINYDLLQALAKLSPGEVHELHPAEGDKPSIVVHVCEGGQSDSTQRKPIIQTKCPERR from the exons ATGTCTGACACTTCGGAGAGAAACAGCGAAAAGCTGAATGACAAGGATAACGCCACTAAGTCAGAGATCGAAGGAAATTCCGACATGAGTGAAGATGCTCCCACCGGAAGCGAAGGGTCCAGTTTTGATCAAGCTGAAGATCTACCAAAGGCCCTCATTGCTACCAATGTTGATATAACGGTGTTTGATGATACCGAGGAGAAG GcatcatttgaagacattttccGATTCTACGACGCTGAATCATTTGCATACCTGAAGAATTTCCGGAGAGTGAGAATTTGCTTTGCTACAGCAATGGATGCTGCTACGGCTCGTATTGAACTCCATGAGAAAGAAATCCTTGGATCAACAGTGAAGCTCTACTTTGCACAG CCACCTGTCCCATCAGATGACCTCGCCAAGAACCCTCACTTGGAACCGCCACCCCCTGTGAAACAGTTTCTCATCTCACCGCCATCATCGCCACCTGTTGGCTGGGAGCCCTGCAATGAAGCAACTCCTGTCATCAACTATGATCTGCTTCAAGCTTTAGCCAAACTCTCACCAG GAGAAGTGCATGAACTCCACCCAGCAGAGGGCGACAAACCAAGCATAGTCGTACATGTATGCGAAGGAGGCCAGTCTGATTCAACTCAACGCAAACCAATCATTCAAACAAAGTGTCCAGAGCGAAGGTGA